In Phormidium yuhuli AB48, one genomic interval encodes:
- the crn3 gene encoding CRISPR-associated ring nuclease Crn3/Csx3 has product MTTAANSIEFSLSRGQSPDGVDYQILGITLSQQIISPEDLGTIELPRGIDTRMGVILDGRGPIWLYGYLIHELHPTAWVACHDPRLGAVVVATHVKGVAVGQVIRLGSGGDRLHPALMVVGPPDSGKSVFSHRLFQTLLSSYPNIYLQRANWDGEGNYTLELPPDLDPEVFKAANKGQLTDSFFPYHSGAILSLRRQKDLTIVDVGGMVQPEKQPILEACSHYLVISSQPEEVERWHEFCGDRGNLTPVAVIYSTLEECEDIHQEYPVLEVTCGPWIRGKACSVPDPVLAEIQKLLPSTSQSNR; this is encoded by the coding sequence GTGACCACCGCTGCCAATAGTATTGAATTCAGCCTCAGTCGAGGTCAATCTCCTGATGGGGTGGATTATCAGATTTTGGGGATCACCCTGAGCCAACAGATTATCAGTCCTGAGGATTTGGGAACGATTGAACTTCCCAGGGGGATTGATACCCGGATGGGTGTGATTCTTGATGGACGGGGGCCCATTTGGCTCTATGGCTACCTCATTCATGAGCTACATCCGACGGCCTGGGTGGCTTGTCATGATCCCCGCTTGGGAGCGGTGGTGGTGGCGACTCATGTGAAGGGGGTGGCGGTGGGCCAGGTTATTCGCTTGGGGTCGGGGGGCGATCGGCTGCATCCGGCGTTGATGGTGGTGGGACCGCCGGATAGTGGTAAGAGTGTGTTTTCCCATCGTTTATTTCAGACACTTCTGAGCAGTTATCCGAATATTTACTTACAACGAGCCAATTGGGATGGGGAGGGAAATTATACCTTGGAACTTCCCCCAGACCTAGACCCAGAGGTGTTTAAGGCAGCGAATAAGGGGCAGTTAACGGATAGTTTTTTTCCTTACCATTCTGGAGCAATTTTGTCATTACGTCGGCAAAAAGACTTAACAATTGTGGATGTGGGGGGAATGGTGCAGCCGGAGAAACAGCCGATTTTAGAGGCTTGTAGTCATTATCTGGTGATTAGTTCCCAGCCGGAGGAGGTGGAGCGTTGGCATGAGTTTTGTGGCGATCGGGGTAATTTGACTCCAGTGGCAGTGATTTATAGTACCCTGGAAGAATGCGAAGACATCCATCAGGAGTATCCAGTCCTTGAGGTGACTTGCGGACCGTGGATTCGTGGCAAGGCTTGTTCTGTTCCTGACCCGGTGTTGGCGGAAATTCAGAAACTGCTCCCGAGTACGTCTCAGTCAAATCGTTAG